In a single window of the Synechococcus sp. HK05 genome:
- the speD gene encoding adenosylmethionine decarboxylase yields MNNSLSSLHPNPGWANTSSSQPVGKHCILELYDCDPGKLNDEAFIRTTIASAAREAGATVLHLISHHFQPQGVTGLVLLAESHLSIHTWPESGYAAVDVFTCGDHTMPDRACLTLVEALAADHYKLSSFLRDTALPGG; encoded by the coding sequence ATGAACAATTCTCTCTCCAGCCTCCATCCCAATCCTGGATGGGCCAACACCAGCTCCTCCCAGCCCGTTGGCAAGCACTGCATCCTCGAGCTCTACGACTGCGATCCAGGCAAGCTCAACGACGAGGCCTTCATCCGCACCACCATTGCCAGCGCCGCTCGCGAAGCCGGTGCCACGGTGTTGCACCTGATCAGCCACCACTTTCAGCCCCAGGGCGTGACCGGGCTTGTGCTCTTGGCCGAATCCCACCTATCCATCCACACCTGGCCTGAATCGGGATACGCAGCGGTGGATGTGTTTACGTGCGGAGACCACACCATGCCGGATCGCGCCTGTCTAACCCTGGTGGAGGCTCTGGCTGCTGACCATTACAAGCTCAGCAGCTTCTTGAGAGACACGGCCTTACCAGGCGGCTAA
- a CDS encoding winged helix-turn-helix domain-containing protein encodes MAATPQPAWIRLVADDPIWREQCHLALIQEGFRVDQQPAPQQLKDLLSAPLVGERPVLWVVNLPSERHDLVATLALLQRWRRRDLLTPLLLLADAATEEERVELLDTGADDVLVRPFGLRELVARCRAMLRRVRRMEQSVRLSQAGTVLEAGSLQLFREQCRVCVDGEEVNLTPREFRLLECFMLQPGRALSRDQLIEQVWGADYCGNNKSVDVHVLWLRRKLEQPGQPSLFITVRGIGYRFAAPPR; translated from the coding sequence ATGGCTGCCACCCCCCAGCCGGCCTGGATCCGGCTTGTGGCTGATGATCCAATCTGGAGAGAACAATGTCACCTGGCGCTGATTCAGGAGGGATTTCGGGTTGATCAGCAACCCGCTCCCCAGCAGTTGAAAGACCTGCTCAGCGCTCCGCTGGTGGGTGAACGACCGGTGCTTTGGGTGGTGAATCTGCCCAGTGAGCGCCACGATCTGGTTGCCACCTTGGCGCTGTTGCAACGCTGGCGCCGCCGTGATTTGCTCACGCCACTGCTGCTCTTGGCTGATGCGGCAACGGAGGAGGAGCGTGTGGAGTTGTTGGATACCGGCGCTGATGACGTGCTGGTGCGGCCTTTCGGTCTACGGGAGTTGGTGGCGCGGTGCCGGGCCATGCTGCGACGGGTGCGGCGCATGGAGCAGAGCGTCCGTTTATCCCAGGCGGGCACGGTGCTGGAGGCCGGCTCTCTGCAGTTGTTCCGCGAGCAATGCAGGGTGTGCGTGGATGGTGAAGAGGTGAACCTCACACCGCGGGAATTTCGCCTGCTCGAGTGCTTCATGCTCCAGCCGGGGCGTGCCCTGAGCCGGGATCAATTGATTGAGCAGGTGTGGGGTGCCGACTACTGCGGCAACAACAAAAGCGTGGACGTACACGTGCTCTGGTTGCGGCGCAAGCTTGAGCAGCCAGGCCAGCCGTCGTTGTTCATTACTGTTCGCGGTATTGGTTATCGCTTTGCCGCTCCCCCTCGCTAG
- a CDS encoding beta-glucosidase has product MSSAAPTHQARAEALLEQLTLQEKLALISGSTGFWPGMASIALRDAPHRHPWPAGVLPRLGLKGLWFVDGPRGVVLHGGATTFPVAMARGASWNPELEERIGEAIGREARSFGANWVAAVCVNLLRFPGWGRAQETYGEDPIHVGAMGAAITRGLQRRTVACVKHLALNSIDHTRFVVDARISSRALHELYLPQFRACVEAGAGSVMSAYNRVNGEWCGQHPQLLEQILKQRWGFEGVVVSDFIFGIRNGVKALQAGQDLEMPFRMVWEGCIEEALADGRLPQQRLDDAVRRQLRLQLAVPPGDEPSAVRGCPAHRRLARQAATESIVLLRNQAGELPWRNLQSLAVIGELAHKPNLGDHGSSDTRPQPGQITTPLEGLRQAAPELVIQSNSGRNPAEAAAIAAQCEAVLVVAGLDWRLEGEHIHPGDIAPVLALVPPPQWLLQLLGRRRLQPWWPAVARSMAWITSHASPTPGGNFASGDRSDLRLPPDQIALIEAVAAANPRTVVALMGGGAILTGPWDQQVAGLLLLWYPGQEGGHALADVLLGKVSPSGRLPFAIPAEQAQLPSIEPRALQVSYDLWHGYRRLQRDGHPPAYPFGFGLSYSRFAWSDLSLKQGKHAVELGLRLHNCGAMRAAAVVQVYLEAPGLLMERPPRTLVAFQRVELERGEQSRLELEIPLRQLAVFDPAQDGWVLEHGEHRLVVADHSEHTALSGAITLKGGWLER; this is encoded by the coding sequence GTGAGCAGCGCCGCCCCCACCCATCAAGCTCGCGCTGAGGCTCTGCTCGAGCAGCTCACGCTGCAGGAGAAGCTGGCGTTGATCAGCGGCTCCACTGGGTTTTGGCCAGGCATGGCTTCCATTGCCCTGCGGGATGCGCCCCATCGCCACCCCTGGCCCGCGGGTGTACTTCCCAGGCTGGGGTTGAAAGGGCTGTGGTTTGTCGATGGCCCCCGAGGTGTGGTGCTGCATGGGGGAGCCACCACCTTCCCCGTGGCGATGGCCCGCGGTGCCAGCTGGAACCCAGAGCTGGAAGAGCGGATCGGTGAGGCGATTGGCCGCGAAGCGCGCAGTTTTGGAGCCAACTGGGTTGCGGCGGTGTGCGTGAACCTGCTGCGCTTTCCCGGCTGGGGCCGTGCCCAGGAAACCTATGGCGAAGACCCCATCCATGTGGGCGCGATGGGTGCTGCGATCACTCGCGGCCTGCAGCGCCGCACCGTGGCCTGCGTGAAACACCTGGCGCTCAATTCCATCGATCACACCCGCTTTGTGGTGGATGCGCGGATCAGCTCCCGAGCGCTGCACGAGCTCTACCTGCCGCAGTTCAGAGCGTGCGTGGAAGCAGGCGCGGGATCGGTGATGAGCGCCTACAACCGCGTGAACGGCGAATGGTGCGGCCAGCACCCACAGCTGTTGGAGCAGATCCTCAAGCAGCGCTGGGGATTTGAGGGGGTGGTGGTGAGCGATTTCATCTTCGGGATCAGAAATGGCGTGAAGGCGCTGCAAGCCGGCCAGGATCTGGAGATGCCCTTCCGGATGGTGTGGGAAGGCTGCATCGAAGAAGCCCTGGCCGATGGCCGCCTGCCGCAGCAGCGCCTCGACGACGCCGTGCGCCGGCAGCTCAGGCTTCAGCTGGCGGTGCCACCGGGTGATGAGCCCAGCGCTGTGCGGGGTTGCCCCGCCCATCGCCGCTTGGCACGCCAGGCCGCCACCGAATCGATCGTGCTGCTGCGCAACCAGGCTGGGGAATTGCCCTGGCGAAACTTGCAATCGCTGGCGGTGATCGGCGAGCTCGCCCACAAGCCAAACCTCGGGGATCACGGCTCCTCCGATACACGCCCCCAACCCGGCCAGATCACCACTCCCCTGGAGGGGCTGCGCCAGGCGGCGCCGGAACTCGTGATCCAAAGCAACAGCGGCCGCAACCCTGCAGAAGCGGCTGCGATCGCAGCGCAATGTGAGGCTGTTTTGGTGGTGGCCGGCCTGGATTGGCGCCTGGAGGGCGAGCACATTCACCCTGGCGACATCGCTCCGGTGCTGGCACTGGTGCCTCCGCCGCAATGGCTGCTGCAGCTGTTGGGCCGCCGGCGCCTGCAACCCTGGTGGCCTGCGGTGGCCCGGAGCATGGCCTGGATCACCAGCCACGCCTCACCCACACCGGGGGGGAACTTTGCCAGCGGCGATCGCAGTGATCTGCGCCTGCCCCCGGATCAGATCGCCTTGATCGAGGCCGTTGCGGCAGCTAACCCCCGCACCGTGGTGGCCTTGATGGGCGGCGGCGCGATCCTCACCGGCCCCTGGGATCAGCAGGTGGCCGGGCTGCTGCTGCTTTGGTATCCCGGCCAAGAAGGCGGCCATGCCCTAGCGGATGTGCTGCTGGGCAAGGTCTCCCCCTCGGGGCGCTTGCCCTTCGCAATACCAGCAGAGCAAGCCCAGTTGCCAAGCATCGAACCCAGGGCTCTGCAGGTGAGCTATGACCTGTGGCACGGCTACCGCCGCCTGCAGCGTGATGGGCACCCCCCCGCTTATCCCTTCGGCTTCGGGCTGTCGTACAGCCGTTTTGCCTGGTCTGATCTGAGCCTGAAGCAGGGCAAGCACGCCGTGGAGCTGGGGCTGAGGCTGCACAACTGCGGCGCGATGCGTGCTGCTGCGGTGGTGCAGGTGTATCTCGAAGCACCAGGCCTACTGATGGAGCGCCCACCGCGCACCCTGGTGGCCTTCCAGCGGGTGGAGCTGGAGCGCGGCGAGCAGAGCCGCCTGGAGCTGGAGATCCCCCTACGCCAACTGGCCGTGTTTGATCCGGCCCAGGATGGCTGGGTGCTCGAGCATGGCGAACATCGCCTTGTGGTGGCCGACCACAGCGAGCACACCGCCCTCTCCGGCGCGATCACCTTGAAGGGCGGTTGGCTGGAGCGCTGA
- a CDS encoding PstS family phosphate ABC transporter substrate-binding protein — translation MVAPLFAVGLAAVSGAGLAQQASTSSKTIWISGSSTVYPFSVAAIAKTKSLLPKDVTFRARSVGTSAGFREFCSGKLSLAAASRPINSEELKRCAAAGVRFIELPVAFDAITVVVNPKNSFAKEISTAQLRTLWNRKAQGTIQRWNQVNPAWPNTAIKLCGPGKDSGTYDTFNKAINGSTTNSRQDYTASEDDNVLVNCVASQPGALGYFGYDYYQANRSKLRALAVRGMKGTVLPSVESVQSSLYLPLSRPLFFYVNDQALKSNPAIRAMVSGTLQRGVKIAQQAGVIPLQDSTYRLVTNKLYRNVLGSAFAGNLPIGFTVGQVLERSFDLHKRPQYR, via the coding sequence TTGGTTGCCCCCCTGTTTGCCGTTGGCCTGGCAGCGGTGAGCGGCGCCGGATTGGCCCAACAGGCCTCCACAAGCAGCAAAACCATCTGGATTTCGGGATCAAGCACGGTGTATCCCTTCAGCGTGGCTGCCATCGCCAAGACGAAAAGCCTCCTGCCCAAAGACGTGACGTTTAGGGCGAGATCGGTGGGAACCAGTGCGGGCTTTCGCGAATTTTGCAGCGGCAAGCTCAGTCTCGCCGCCGCCTCCAGGCCGATCAACAGCGAGGAACTCAAGCGCTGCGCTGCCGCTGGTGTGCGCTTCATCGAGCTACCGGTGGCCTTCGATGCCATCACGGTGGTGGTGAATCCCAAAAACAGCTTTGCCAAAGAGATCAGCACAGCCCAACTGCGCACGCTCTGGAATCGCAAAGCCCAAGGAACGATCCAGCGCTGGAACCAAGTGAACCCGGCATGGCCCAACACAGCAATCAAGCTCTGTGGCCCAGGCAAGGATTCCGGCACCTACGACACCTTCAACAAGGCGATCAATGGCAGCACGACCAATTCCAGGCAGGACTACACCGCCAGCGAAGACGACAATGTGCTGGTGAACTGTGTGGCCAGCCAACCAGGGGCCCTGGGCTACTTCGGCTACGACTACTACCAAGCCAATCGCAGCAAACTGCGGGCCTTGGCCGTGCGGGGCATGAAGGGCACGGTGCTGCCCAGTGTGGAGTCGGTGCAGAGTTCCCTCTATCTGCCGCTCTCGCGGCCCCTGTTTTTCTACGTGAATGATCAGGCTCTAAAGAGCAACCCCGCGATCCGAGCGATGGTGAGCGGCACCCTGCAGCGCGGCGTGAAGATTGCCCAACAGGCTGGCGTGATTCCGCTGCAGGATTCCACCTATCGGCTGGTCACCAACAAGCTGTACCGCAATGTGCTGGGCAGCGCCTTTGCCGGCAACCTCCCCATCGGGTTCACCGTGGGGCAGGTCCTCGAGCGCAGCTTTGATCTGCACAAGCGGCCGCAATATCGCTAA
- a CDS encoding ArsJ-associated glyceraldehyde-3-phosphate dehydrogenase, whose translation MRIGINGFGRIGRLVFRALWGRPGIELVHVNDSAGDAATAAHLLAFDSVHGRWHQALQANSRGFVVGTQPVSYTRESNPTAVPWTEAGVELVLECSGKFKTPETLQPYFDAVGMKRVLVACPVKGMIAGAEALNIVYGINHHLYNPEQHRLVTAASCTTNCLAPVVKVVHESFGIKHGSITTLHDVTNTQVVVDAFKSDLRRARSCMQSLIPTTTGSAKAIGMIFPDLQGKLNGHAVRVPLLNASLTDAVFELERPVSVEEVNGAFETAANGALQGILGYETRPLVSVDYVNDNRSAVIDALSTMVVNGTQLKVYAWYDNEWGYSSRMADLACHIAELEAR comes from the coding sequence ATGCGCATTGGCATCAACGGCTTTGGCCGCATCGGCCGGCTGGTGTTCCGAGCCCTCTGGGGACGGCCCGGTATCGAGCTGGTGCACGTGAACGACAGCGCCGGCGATGCCGCGACTGCTGCGCACCTTCTGGCCTTCGACTCGGTGCATGGCCGCTGGCACCAAGCCCTGCAAGCCAACAGCCGCGGTTTTGTTGTAGGTACTCAGCCGGTGAGTTACACCCGCGAGAGCAACCCGACAGCCGTGCCCTGGACGGAAGCGGGCGTTGAGCTGGTGCTCGAGTGCAGCGGCAAGTTCAAAACACCCGAAACCTTGCAGCCCTACTTCGATGCAGTGGGGATGAAGCGGGTGTTGGTGGCCTGCCCGGTGAAAGGAATGATCGCCGGAGCCGAAGCGCTCAACATCGTTTACGGCATCAACCATCACCTCTACAACCCTGAGCAGCACCGGTTGGTGACGGCGGCCTCCTGCACCACGAACTGCCTCGCGCCGGTGGTGAAGGTGGTGCACGAGAGCTTCGGCATCAAGCACGGCTCGATCACCACCCTTCACGATGTCACCAACACCCAAGTGGTGGTGGATGCGTTCAAAAGCGATCTCCGCCGGGCGCGCTCCTGCATGCAGAGCCTGATCCCCACCACAACCGGGTCAGCCAAAGCGATTGGGATGATCTTTCCCGACCTGCAAGGCAAGCTCAACGGCCATGCGGTGCGTGTACCGCTGCTCAACGCCTCCCTCACTGATGCGGTGTTCGAACTGGAGCGCCCAGTGAGCGTGGAAGAGGTGAATGGCGCTTTTGAAACGGCCGCCAACGGAGCCTTACAGGGCATCCTCGGCTACGAAACCCGGCCGCTGGTGTCTGTTGATTATGTAAACGACAACCGCAGTGCTGTGATCGACGCCCTCTCCACGATGGTGGTGAACGGCACCCAGCTGAAGGTCTACGCCTGGTACGACAACGAGTGGGGGTACAGCTCCCGCATGGCGGATCTGGCCTGCCACATCGCCGAGCTCGAGGCACGCTGA
- the pstS gene encoding phosphate ABC transporter substrate-binding protein PstS: MSFAKKALCFGVLSSLGIAAAASAQSVLNGAGASFPAPFYQRAFAGAASKGIKVNYQSVGSGAGVRQYVAGTVDFGASDEPIKASEAAKVSRGVVQFPAVGGTIAIAYNKPDCKGLKLSQKQAVDIFLGKIKTWDQLKCGKGPITVAHRSDGSGTTFAFTNSLSAFSSEWKSKVGEGKSVKWPVGVGGKGNEGVAGVLNNTTGSIGYVNQAYVKGKLKAAALQNKAGKYVMPTLAGGAAALNNIKLDANLAGEDPNPAGASSYPISTLTWILAYQKGNGAKAGKIREAMLYLLGPAQAQADGLGYVPLKGDILKKAKAAVAKIGA; encoded by the coding sequence ATGTCCTTCGCGAAGAAGGCTCTCTGCTTCGGCGTGCTCTCCAGCCTTGGTATCGCTGCAGCAGCCTCTGCACAATCCGTACTCAACGGTGCCGGTGCATCCTTCCCGGCCCCCTTCTATCAGCGCGCTTTCGCTGGTGCCGCTTCCAAGGGCATCAAGGTGAACTACCAGTCGGTGGGCTCCGGCGCCGGCGTGCGTCAGTACGTGGCTGGCACTGTGGATTTTGGCGCCTCCGACGAGCCGATCAAGGCCTCGGAAGCCGCCAAGGTGAGCCGTGGTGTGGTTCAGTTCCCCGCCGTGGGCGGCACCATTGCCATCGCTTACAACAAGCCCGACTGCAAGGGCCTCAAGCTCAGCCAAAAGCAGGCTGTTGACATTTTCCTGGGCAAGATCAAGACCTGGGATCAGCTCAAGTGCGGTAAGGGCCCCATCACCGTGGCGCACCGCTCGGATGGCTCCGGCACCACCTTTGCCTTCACCAACTCCCTGAGCGCCTTCTCCTCCGAGTGGAAGAGCAAGGTGGGCGAGGGCAAGAGCGTGAAGTGGCCTGTGGGTGTGGGCGGTAAGGGTAATGAGGGTGTTGCTGGTGTTCTCAACAACACCACTGGCTCGATCGGCTACGTGAACCAGGCCTATGTGAAGGGCAAGCTGAAAGCTGCGGCCCTGCAGAACAAGGCTGGCAAGTATGTGATGCCCACCCTTGCTGGTGGTGCTGCTGCCCTGAACAACATCAAGCTCGACGCCAACCTGGCTGGCGAAGATCCCAATCCCGCCGGCGCCAGCAGCTATCCCATCTCCACCCTCACCTGGATCCTGGCTTACCAGAAGGGGAACGGCGCCAAGGCTGGCAAGATCCGTGAGGCGATGCTTTACCTGCTGGGCCCCGCTCAGGCTCAGGCTGACGGCCTCGGCTATGTGCCCCTCAAGGGCGACATCCTCAAGAAGGCCAAAGCCGCTGTGGCCAAGATCGGCGCTTGA
- the arsJ gene encoding organoarsenical effux MFS transporter ArsJ: protein MGLLSTGQRSLSALQQYGIVTANYWAFTLTDGALRMLVVFHFHALGYTTLEIAFLFLFYEFFGIITNLYGGWLGARFGLRLTLWSGTLMQVAALLMLIPVADTWPKWWSVAYVMVAQAISGIAKDLNKMSAKSAIKTVVPETTDDQSRGEAQLFKWVAILTGSKNALKGVGFFLGGLLLTTIGFNAAVGAMAAGLFTAFLLTLVLPAEIGRMKQKPTFTALFSKSEGINVLSLARFFLFGARDVWFVVALPVFLQAALGWRFWEVGGFMGLWVIGYGIVQASAPALRRSWGQSKPPGVSAVEFWSGVLTAIPALIAIALWREVAHPGVAIVAGLAAFGVVFAMNSSIHSYMVLAYTDAESVSLNVGFYYMANAAGRLLGTLLSGALFLLGGMQACLWMSCVLVALAFGTSTRLPPVQPH from the coding sequence ATGGGCCTCCTCTCCACGGGCCAGCGCTCCCTCTCAGCGCTGCAGCAATACGGGATCGTGACGGCCAACTACTGGGCCTTCACCCTCACCGACGGCGCCCTGCGCATGCTGGTGGTGTTTCATTTCCACGCGCTGGGTTACACCACCCTTGAGATCGCCTTTCTGTTTCTCTTCTACGAATTCTTCGGCATCATCACCAACCTCTACGGCGGTTGGCTTGGGGCGCGCTTCGGCCTGAGGCTCACCCTCTGGAGCGGCACCTTGATGCAGGTGGCCGCGCTGCTGATGCTGATCCCGGTGGCCGACACCTGGCCGAAATGGTGGAGCGTGGCCTACGTGATGGTGGCCCAGGCGATCAGCGGCATCGCCAAAGACCTCAACAAGATGAGTGCCAAGAGCGCCATCAAAACCGTGGTGCCCGAAACCACAGACGACCAAAGCCGCGGCGAGGCGCAGCTGTTCAAGTGGGTGGCGATCCTCACCGGCTCGAAGAACGCACTCAAGGGCGTGGGCTTCTTCCTCGGCGGCTTGTTGCTCACCACGATCGGCTTCAACGCGGCCGTGGGAGCGATGGCAGCCGGCCTGTTCACAGCCTTTCTGCTCACCCTGGTGCTTCCGGCCGAGATCGGCCGCATGAAACAGAAGCCCACGTTCACGGCGCTGTTCTCCAAATCCGAAGGCATCAACGTGCTCTCCCTGGCCCGCTTTTTCCTTTTCGGCGCCAGGGATGTGTGGTTTGTGGTGGCCTTGCCCGTGTTCCTGCAGGCCGCCCTGGGTTGGCGCTTCTGGGAGGTGGGCGGCTTCATGGGCCTGTGGGTGATCGGCTATGGGATCGTGCAGGCCTCAGCTCCTGCCCTACGGCGCAGCTGGGGCCAGAGCAAACCACCGGGAGTTTCAGCGGTGGAGTTCTGGAGTGGCGTGCTCACGGCCATCCCGGCGCTGATTGCGATCGCGCTCTGGCGCGAGGTGGCACACCCGGGCGTGGCGATCGTGGCGGGGCTGGCGGCCTTTGGCGTGGTGTTCGCCATGAATTCCTCGATCCACAGCTACATGGTGCTGGCTTACACCGATGCCGAATCGGTAAGCCTGAATGTGGGCTTCTATTACATGGCCAATGCCGCCGGGCGGCTTCTGGGCACGCTGCTGTCTGGAGCCCTGTTCCTCCTGGGTGGGATGCAGGCCTGCCTGTGGATGTCGTGCGTGCTCGTGGCCCTCGCCTTCGGCACGAGCACCAGGCTGCCACCCGTGCAGCCGCACTGA
- a CDS encoding lipase family alpha/beta hydrolase gives MHPPLVLVHGLLDTPEVFRALREQLGGRRPDLLIPALPLRFGLTPVHEAAVQLQRQIEAVAPGEGPMDVLGFSMGGVIARSWIQQLGGRRRVRRFISLGSPQQGTWTAQPWPRRVFRGLADLRCGSALLQELNTNLEGLRGVECHSFYSALDLAVLPGWRAVLPVGTARALPVLTHPQLLRDPAALRPLAQELLRI, from the coding sequence GTGCATCCACCCCTGGTTTTGGTGCATGGCCTGCTGGATACCCCGGAGGTGTTTCGGGCACTGCGTGAGCAACTGGGTGGACGGCGGCCCGATCTGTTGATCCCAGCCCTGCCGCTGCGCTTCGGGTTGACCCCAGTGCACGAGGCCGCTGTGCAGTTGCAGCGGCAGATCGAAGCGGTTGCACCTGGTGAGGGACCCATGGACGTGCTCGGTTTTTCCATGGGTGGGGTGATTGCCCGCAGCTGGATCCAGCAGCTGGGCGGCCGGCGGCGGGTGCGCCGCTTCATCAGCCTGGGCAGCCCGCAGCAGGGCACCTGGACAGCCCAGCCCTGGCCCCGCCGTGTGTTTCGCGGGTTGGCCGATCTGCGGTGCGGCAGTGCGTTGCTGCAGGAGCTCAACACCAACCTCGAAGGGTTGCGTGGGGTTGAGTGCCACAGCTTCTATTCGGCTCTCGATCTGGCGGTACTTCCGGGTTGGCGAGCCGTGTTGCCGGTGGGAACAGCCCGCGCGCTGCCCGTGCTCACCCATCCGCAATTGCTGCGTGATCCCGCCGCCTTGCGGCCGCTGGCGCAGGAATTGCTGCGCATCTGA
- a CDS encoding metalloregulator ArsR/SmtB family transcription factor, with protein sequence MPLPALVAVEPLEQEQARQLLKALADPLRLDVVQALAGGERCVCDLVADLNLAQSRLSFHLKVMREAGLIEAREEGRWVYYRLRSGALEQLQGWLAALATDCQAPARCCG encoded by the coding sequence GTGCCGCTCCCCGCCTTGGTCGCCGTCGAACCGCTGGAGCAGGAGCAGGCGCGTCAACTGCTCAAGGCCCTGGCCGATCCCTTGCGGTTAGACGTTGTGCAGGCGTTGGCCGGCGGTGAACGCTGCGTGTGTGATTTGGTGGCCGACCTCAACCTGGCCCAATCGCGTTTGTCGTTTCACCTCAAGGTGATGCGGGAAGCCGGTTTGATCGAAGCGCGCGAGGAAGGGCGCTGGGTGTATTACCGCCTGCGCTCTGGCGCGCTTGAGCAGTTGCAGGGCTGGCTGGCAGCGTTGGCCACCGATTGCCAGGCCCCGGCGCGTTGCTGTGGTTAG
- a CDS encoding glycosyltransferase family 2 protein → MLTAVDWLGVSVVVRWLLGWWLSRHLVPLPQACLQNQPAVSVLVPARNEEATLNHLLEGLCSQTLQPLEVIVIDDHSSDATARIAQAAVQLLPLKLVQPPPLPPGWCGKTWALHNGVQQSAGEVLVFLDADTEPAAGLLESLVAQQQRLGGLVSVQPFHRTERLYEQLSLLFNLVGLMAVPLGPRCGVAFGPAMATSREHYLRSGGHQAVASKVVEDWFLAHRYEQAGLPVSAFIGDHQIAYRMYPGGLGDLVVGFDKNFATAAGEVRWPWMLAVVLWLSGLFWAAWCLPASLLGWPMVGDPQPWRHATVYGAYALQLMVITQRVGRFRWSPLVFPVPVLFFLGVFLMAIVNLERGSVQWKGRSVSTR, encoded by the coding sequence GTGCTCACCGCAGTGGATTGGCTCGGTGTTTCTGTGGTGGTGCGCTGGTTGCTGGGGTGGTGGTTGTCGCGCCATCTCGTGCCCTTGCCCCAGGCGTGCCTGCAGAACCAACCGGCGGTGTCGGTGTTGGTTCCTGCCCGCAATGAAGAAGCCACGCTGAATCATCTTTTGGAGGGTTTGTGCAGCCAAACTCTCCAACCGCTTGAAGTGATCGTGATTGATGATCATTCCAGCGACGCCACCGCTCGAATCGCCCAGGCGGCGGTCCAGCTGTTGCCCCTGAAGCTGGTCCAGCCGCCTCCGCTTCCCCCGGGCTGGTGCGGCAAAACCTGGGCGTTGCACAACGGCGTGCAGCAGAGCGCCGGGGAGGTGTTGGTGTTTCTCGATGCCGATACCGAACCCGCGGCGGGGCTGTTGGAGAGCCTGGTGGCGCAGCAGCAACGGCTGGGCGGGTTGGTGTCGGTGCAGCCGTTTCACCGCACCGAACGGCTTTACGAGCAGTTGTCGCTGCTGTTCAACCTGGTGGGGTTGATGGCTGTTCCGCTGGGGCCCCGTTGCGGGGTTGCCTTCGGACCGGCCATGGCGACCAGCCGTGAGCATTACCTACGCAGCGGCGGCCATCAGGCGGTGGCGAGCAAAGTGGTGGAGGACTGGTTCCTGGCCCATCGCTATGAGCAGGCGGGCTTGCCGGTGAGCGCCTTCATCGGTGATCACCAGATCGCCTACCGCATGTATCCGGGCGGGTTGGGGGATCTGGTGGTGGGGTTCGACAAGAACTTCGCCACAGCCGCTGGTGAGGTGCGCTGGCCCTGGATGCTGGCGGTGGTGTTGTGGCTCTCGGGTCTGTTCTGGGCGGCCTGGTGTTTGCCGGCCTCGCTTCTGGGGTGGCCGATGGTGGGCGACCCTCAGCCTTGGCGCCATGCCACGGTCTATGGGGCCTATGCCCTGCAACTGATGGTGATCACCCAGCGGGTGGGTCGCTTTCGCTGGAGTCCGCTGGTGTTTCCGGTCCCGGTGCTCTTTTTTCTGGGTGTGTTTCTGATGGCGATCGTGAACCTTGAGCGGGGATCGGTGCAGTGGAAGGGCCGCAGTGTGAGTACCCGTTGA